Proteins encoded within one genomic window of Rossellomorea vietnamensis:
- the coxB gene encoding cytochrome c oxidase subunit II, which produces MKARLSKWRLFSVVAMLALVLSGCGEPFLSTLQPAGEVAQTQYDLMILATLIMVLVIIVVMVVYMVAIVRFRRKKGDTKIPKQVEGSHTLEIVWTVIPIILLLILAVPTVTATFQLADTKAMDKKDKDGNREALVVNVRANLYWWEFEYPDEKIITSQDLVVPTDQKVYFNVTASDVKHSFWIPAAGGKIDTNVDGVNKFFLEFDGKKAEEAGGLFYGKCAELCGPSHALMDFKVKALPKEEFTAWVEDMKNAGEPKPTSDLAQQGQEIFSKKCLSCHAVSPQDGRPESARLAPNLSNFGERSRIAGVLDHNKEELKNWISDPEQYKPGNKMTGTYGNLQEDEIDALAEYLMGLKVQD; this is translated from the coding sequence ATGAAAGCAAGGCTATCTAAGTGGCGCTTATTTTCAGTTGTAGCAATGTTGGCGCTAGTTCTATCTGGCTGTGGAGAGCCATTTCTCTCCACACTGCAGCCAGCTGGTGAAGTAGCACAGACACAATATGATTTGATGATACTTGCTACATTAATTATGGTGTTGGTCATCATTGTAGTCATGGTTGTCTATATGGTTGCGATCGTTCGTTTCCGTAGAAAGAAAGGGGATACAAAAATCCCTAAGCAGGTAGAGGGAAGTCACACACTTGAAATTGTGTGGACCGTTATCCCGATCATCCTACTTCTTATCCTTGCTGTTCCGACTGTTACAGCAACGTTCCAGTTAGCGGATACAAAGGCGATGGATAAAAAGGATAAAGACGGTAATCGTGAGGCATTGGTCGTAAATGTTCGTGCCAATCTTTACTGGTGGGAGTTCGAGTATCCTGATGAAAAGATCATTACATCTCAAGATTTAGTTGTCCCTACTGACCAAAAGGTATATTTCAATGTGACAGCATCAGATGTAAAACATTCATTCTGGATTCCAGCAGCAGGAGGAAAGATTGATACAAACGTAGATGGCGTGAATAAATTCTTCCTTGAGTTTGACGGGAAAAAGGCCGAAGAAGCAGGCGGATTATTCTATGGAAAATGTGCTGAGTTATGTGGTCCTTCCCACGCTTTAATGGACTTTAAAGTTAAAGCGCTTCCTAAAGAAGAATTTACAGCATGGGTTGAAGATATGAAAAATGCAGGAGAACCGAAACCGACTTCTGATTTAGCCCAACAAGGACAAGAAATCTTCAGCAAGAAATGCTTAAGCTGTCACGCGGTATCACCGCAGGATGGAAGACCTGAATCTGCTCGACTTGCTCCTAACTTATCCAACTTCGGTGAGCGTTCACGTATCGCTGGCGTATTGGATCACAATAAAGAAGAGTTGAAAAATTGGATCTCAGATCCTGAGCAGTACAAACCAGGTAATAAAATGACAGGTACATATGGTAACCTGCAGGAAGATGAAATTGATGCACTTGCAGAGTATTTAATGGGCTTAAAGGTTCAAGATTAA